The sequence GGGCAATTGCCTGATAATCAGAAAGAATATCCGGCGGAGATGCGGAAGGTTTCATCAAGTTCGGAGTTGTGCAGATAGGCCAGGTCGATTTTTATACGCCGGATATCAATTCCGATTCCGCCGGTGAAATTACCGATATCGAAACCGGCCCGCCCGAACAACATTTCGCGGTACGACAGCTCGGCCCCCCAGTGGGTGTCGAGCGAAATTTCGCCCATCCAGAACTGAGCCGCCTCATGGATGCCCTCAAACTTGATATCACCGCTGAAAGCCAGCCGCCCGGTAAAATCGCGGTAGCTGTGAGTCAGAAGAAGACCCGGTTTGACAGTCGGCAGGATCGATTCGGTGTTGCCGCCTGAATAGCGGATGAATCCTGAGGTCAGATCGGTTACCATCAGTCCGATTCGAGCGTACTTTTTGATCTGGTATAATCCTCCGATATCGACAGTCAATCCATAACCGGTGACAGTCCCCAGATCGCGGTAAATAATGCGGGCAGTGAGACCGACCTCAAATTTGTCTATGATTCTTCCGGCCAGAGAACCGGCCAGAAGATAATCGCCGTGGGATTCCTCGCGGACCACGTAGGGCCGCTGAGTGGCCGGGTTGAAATCGGTGATTTTGATTCCGCCGCCACCCAGGTAATAAAAATAAAAGCCATAGGCCCGAACCC is a genomic window of Candidatus Zixiibacteriota bacterium containing:
- a CDS encoding PorV/PorQ family protein translates to MRSILIAFISLLLAVTSVRSAKYAGETFSLGVSARALAMGGAAVAGPFDASAGYWNPAGLNLVDGRNIIAMHAETFGSLLNHDFIAYTYNNPGAPGRVRAYGFYFYYLGGGGIKITDFNPATQRPYVVREESHGDYLLAGSLAGRIIDKFEVGLTARIIYRDLGTVTGYGLTVDIGGLYQIKKYARIGLMVTDLTSGFIRYSGGNTESILPTVKPGLLLTHSYRDFTGRLAFSGDIKFEGIHEAAQFWMGEISLDTHWGAELSYREMLFGRAGFDIGNFTGGIGIDIRRIKIDLAYLHNSELDETFRISAGYSF